In the Sphaerodactylus townsendi isolate TG3544 linkage group LG10, MPM_Stown_v2.3, whole genome shotgun sequence genome, one interval contains:
- the LOC125440102 gene encoding UPF0462 protein C4orf33 homolog: protein MQVMHAPVTIKFKPGDQGLVMEVSSLFFDDPPAPPGQPGKPFDGLWDYEVVESFFLNSATSNYLEVELCPHGQHLVLRLSEGDCLEKGLELAFKADINWGNWNGTAIIPWDYFPPGVDKMNSYAIHGSGIGRIYEALYPIPREEIKEGQGPNFHLLEYFKDFNLKDIMGEDWNQPPSDRWI, encoded by the exons ATGCAAGTTATGCATGCACCAGTGACAATCAAATTTAAACCAGGTGATCAAGGCTTAGTTATGGAAGTAAGCTCTTTGTTCTTTGATGATCCTCCTGCTCCACCTGGACAACCTGGGAAGCCCTTTGATGGACTTTGGGACTATGAAG TGGTTGAATCTTTCTTTCTGAACAGTGCTACAAGCAACTACCTGGAAGTGGAACTTTGCCC gcATGGTCAGCATCTTGTATTACGCCTTTCTGAAGGAGATTGTCTTGAA AAAGGACTTGAGCTGGCATTTAAAGCAGATATAAACTGGGGCAACTGGAATGGCACAGCAATTATTCCTTGGGACTATTTTCCCCCTGGTGTAGACAAAATGAATTCATATGCAATCCATGGATCTGGGATTGGCAGAATTTATGAGGCACTTTATCCAATACCACGGGAAGAGATTAAAGAGGGGCAAGGTCCTAATTT CCATCTTCTAGAATACTTCAAAGATTTCAACCTAAAGGACATAATGGGAGAAGACTGGAATCAACCTCCATCAGATCGATGGATATGA